One Elaeis guineensis isolate ETL-2024a chromosome 10, EG11, whole genome shotgun sequence genomic window carries:
- the LOC105052819 gene encoding uncharacterized protein produces the protein MASSWCLSAVTTTTALAYPSPAAFGSLGLRRQRSGGRLFLSPLLQRGNRSFVVCMAPEEEKITRRSPLDFPIEWERPKPGRRPDIFPQFSPMKTPLPPPLPADPPEEDEEEEEEKKEEEEEDPDKEDPDNPEKQP, from the exons ATGGCATCGTCGTGGTGCCTCTCCGCCGTCACCACGACCACCGCTCTCGCCTACCCGTCGCCGGCGGCGTTCGGGAGCCTGGGCCTCCGCCGCCAGAGGAGCGGAGGCCGCCTCTTCCTCTCCCCGCTTCTCCAGAGGGGCAATAGGAGTTTCGTGGTCTGCATGGCCCCAGAGGAAGAGAAGATCACCCGCCGTTCTCCTCTCGATTTCCCCATC GAGTGGGAAAGGCCTAAGCCTGGGAGGAGACCAGATATATTCCCGCAGTTCAGCCCAATGAAAACTCCATTGCCGCCTCCCTTGCCGGCAGACCCTCCTGAAGAggatgaggaagaggaggaagaaaagaaagaggaagaagaggaagatccTGATAAGGAAGATCCTGATAACCCAGAGAAGCAGCCTTAG